A stretch of DNA from Paenibacillus sp. FSL W8-0186:
CCCCCGATATATTCGCGCAATATCAATTGCAGCTGGATATAAATCTGCTCCTCGAAGGATTTGATCGCCAGTACTTGCAGCGGATGAGTCACCTTATATTGGCAAACGAAGTTCAGCCTTAGCGTAACCTTATCCTCCGTCATCATTTCCTGCCCTGTCATATCCAACTGCTGTTGCCGCAAATCGACCTTCTGCAGCGACACCGCCGCCGGCCCTCTCCAGAAATAATACTTCCCGGGCGCAAGCTCCTTTTGCATGACATGGTTGTAATACAGTACACCTGCTTCATGCTCTGCTACCTCCAGCATATGATAATAGCCATGCAATTTGGGCAAAACAACGGGATCGACCTCGGCCGGCAGCTCCGGATTGCGAATATCGACATGAACGAAGCTATGCTTCTTCAGAACGTTCCAAAAAGCGTATGCCCCCGGCTTAAGAAGCCCGCTGAACCGGCCATCCTCGTAATGCAGCACATATTCGTGGTCCATCACCTGAACGACCTCTAGCTCCCGCTTAAGCAGGTCGTCATGCATGAACAGCTGCAAATCCTGGCCATCTACTTCAAACGGCATGGCTGTATCGACAACGATGATATCGCTCTCCGCAAACGGGGACTGGCGGTACGTACCCGGGTACAGCATTTTTTCATAGTTCCCCTGCTTGAACAGCAAGCCGCGCTTGCCCTTATGTATCGTAATTTTTTTCAGCATCTCATTCTTCCTCCTTCACGACGGCTCCACCGCCGATTTGTGGCCTCTTGCAGAGGCATCCTCCTGCCGCATCAACGGAGCTCTGTTTAAGAAATGCAGGCCGCCTGCGTCCCGCCGAAGCATCTATGAGCTTACCGTAAGAATCGCTTGCCTTCTTCCGATCTGCCCGTTTCTCCCTCAGGGGCGGCATCCAGCCCGCAATTCGGTATCCGCAAAGCTGCAAAGCATCTGCAGCAGCGTGCATAACAAGCCACCGAGGATCCTCCACCAGGCCATCATCTGTACTCTTGTCTCTCGATTAAAAGTCGAGCGCTCTACCACTGAGCTAATCCTTCTCTAAGGATAAGGGATTCGAACCCTTGCATAGGAGATTTCATGCCTCTGACAATACAGCATGCCAAGCATAGATGGTATGCCTGCACTGCGGAATGATCGGACATCCCAGCCTGGGTAAAGCCAGCTGTGCATGAACTCATAGCTATCATCGCTTATTTTGGATAGAACGAACATGGCGAAAGTATTACGAACCGGGAATTTCTTCTCTGAAAAAGAAAAAAACCGACGTCTTGATGACGTCG
This window harbors:
- a CDS encoding slipin family protein, which translates into the protein MLKKITIHKGKRGLLFKQGNYEKMLYPGTYRQSPFAESDIIVVDTAMPFEVDGQDLQLFMHDDLLKRELEVVQVMDHEYVLHYEDGRFSGLLKPGAYAFWNVLKKHSFVHVDIRNPELPAEVDPVVLPKLHGYYHMLEVAEHEAGVLYYNHVMQKELAPGKYYFWRGPAAVSLQKVDLRQQQLDMTGQEMMTEDKVTLRLNFVCQYKVTHPLQVLAIKSFEEQIYIQLQLILREYIGGFKLDDLLRTKQQIAAFVLARLQEKEQEYGVHFISAGVKDIILPGDIRDILNTVLLAEKKAQANLITRREETASTRSLLNTAKLMDENETLYRLKELEFLEKICEKIGSISLTGGSSLLEQLNFLLGSKRADQTNS